The Bos indicus isolate NIAB-ARS_2022 breed Sahiwal x Tharparkar chromosome X, NIAB-ARS_B.indTharparkar_mat_pri_1.0, whole genome shotgun sequence genome has a window encoding:
- the LOC109566141 gene encoding small ribosomal subunit protein uS12-like: MHFPYRNHHRCSFSRVCELFRSGPWRQQDGKLRSHRRDQKWHDKQYKKAHLGTALKANPFGGASHAKGVVLEKVGVEAKQPNSAIRKCVRVQLIKNGKKITAFVPNDGCLNFIEENDEVLVAGFGRKGHAVGDIPGVRFKVVKVANVSLLALYKGKKERPRS; the protein is encoded by the coding sequence ATGCATTTCCCATATAGAAATCATCACAGgtgttctttctcaagagtgtGTGAGCTCTTTCGCTCAGGCCCGTGGCGCCAGCAGGATGGGAAGCTCCGTAGCCACCGACGAGACCAGAAGTGGCATGATAAGCAGTACAAGAAAGCCCATCTGGGCACAGCCCTGAAGGCCAACCCTTTTGGCGGCGCTTCTCACGCTAAGGGAGTTGTGCTGGAAAAAGTAGGAGTTGAAGCCAAACAGCCAAATTCTGCCATCAGGAAGTGTGTCAGGGTTCAGCTAATCAAGAATGGCAAAAAGATCACTGCTTTTGTACCCAATGATGGTTGCTTGAATTTTATTGAGGAAAATGATGAAGTTCTGGTTGCTGGATTTGGTCGCAAAGGTCATGCTGTTGGTGATATTCCTGGAGTCCGCTTTAAGGTTGTCAAAGTAGCCAATGTCTCTCTTTTGGCTTTATACAAAGGCAAGAAGGAAAGACCAAGATCATAA